CCCGCAGCGCCGATCAGCATGACCCATAGTGGAATCGTCACTTTGGCGAGAACTTCGCCGGCTTCGGCTGCATGGACAACGGCTGCGAGAGGTCCGACTGCATTCGCCACGTCATTGGCCCCATGCGCGAAGGACAACAGCGCGGCCGAACAGATGAGCGGTATGTTGAACAGCTTTCGAACCGACTGGTTCCTGTTTTCCATGCCCATTGATTGGCGACGGATGATGGGCTTAGTGACCAGGTAGGTCGCAACCCCAACCGCTGCAGAGAGCGCCAGAATGGCTGCGCCATCCAGCCGGACGATTTTCTTCAGCCCCTTCAGGGCTAGGTAGCCCGAGAAGGCGGCCGCCATAATGCCGAGAAGCACAGGCACCCAACGGCGTGCGGCCGCGATCTTGTCATCCTGGTAGATGATGTTGATCTTTATGACAGCCAGAAATGCGGCGCCGATTATGCCACCTAGCACGGGCGAAATTACCCAGCTTGCCGCGATGGCCCCCATAGTAGCCCAATTCACTGCAGAAAAGCCTGCCGCCGCGATGCCTGCGCCCATGACACCACCGACAACCGAATGGGTAGTGGAGACGGGTGCACCGAGGACCGTTGCAAGATTGACCCACAATGCGGATGAGATAAGTGCCGCGAGCATCGCCCAGACAAACACGCCGGAATTCGCGACTGTCGCGGGGTCGATAATGCCCTTGGAGATGGTGCTGACGACATCCCCACCCGCGACAAGCGCCCCGGCGCTTTCAAATACTGCTGCGATGATCAGGGCGCCAAGCATCGACAGGGCTTTCGACCCAACGGCCGGGCCGACATTGTTTGCGACGTCATTCGCGCCGATATTGAGTGCCATGTAGCCGCCCAGCATCGCGGCAACGATGATGAGCGCGCCGTTGTTCTCCCCGGCAACATAGACGGCCGCAAAGATTGCTGCTGCCGCAATGAACAGGATCCCGAATCCCGTCGCGGCTACGCCACGCGACAAATAACCGGCCGCTTCCTCAATGCGGACGATCTTGTCGAGGTCTTTGTCTAGCGTGGATTTCTTGCGGGGGATGGGAGTGTCATTCATCGGAAGGCCCTTCGGGAGCCCGGGATGTAGCAGCGTGATACCGGCTATCACAATCGGCGTTGTGAAAAAGCACCGGCGGATTGCCGTTCATACCCAGATTTTCGCCGAATGCACTATGAATAGGATTGCAGCGGCTGGAAGGCGAGGATCAGGTCACGCAATTCCGGTTCCGATACCGCCTCTGCGGCGGCGTTCCGCGGGAACCATTTCTGCTGCCGTTGGTCCTTCTCCGGCCAGTCATCGAGGTGCTGGGCCACTTCCATCGCATGCACGTAAACCACGCAGTCCACTGTGGCACCTTCATCACGCACTTTTTGGTAGCGATAGGAGCCGATGGGTTCGCTAGTGATCGGTCCCCTTATTCCGGCTTCCTCATAGGCTTCCTGAGCTGCGGAATGCGCCGACGAAAAATTGTCATGAGGCCATCCCTTGGGGATGATCCAGCGGCCGGTGCCGCGGCTCGTGAGCAGCAAAATTTCGAGAGTCCCGTCCCGCATACGCCATGGCAGGGCGCCATACTGGACACGTGGCGGAATGGCCATCAGGGCCGGGAAGTTGAGGACTTCCGTAGCGCGCCTGAGGATCGAGTTTTTCTTCTTTCCTGCCGACATGGGTTTCCATATGCCGCGATTCGTCGGAAATGACGATGTATCATTGATGACTCTACAGATTTGTGTCGCGCTATGCGACTGCAGCATCTTCTGCCAGTTGATGCCTGCACCGAGCCGGTGCGGCTATTCCGCTACCTGTTTCGAGAGGGAGGTTTCGAGCCATGCGGCGGCATCCACCTTGGCTCGCTCCGTCAGTGCGCGTTTTTTGGCAATTGACTTCTCCTTGCCACGCCAACGGCCTTCATGGCCTTCCGGTTTTCTCAGTGCACCATCCGGCAATGGCGGGAATAGGCCGAAATTGATGTTCATCGGCTGGAATGACCTTTTTTTCTCATCATTTGCAACGATATGGCCACCGGTTATGTGGTTGAGCAACGCGCCAAAGGCCGTGGTGTCGGGCGGTAGCAACACCGGTTCGCCCAATCGCTCGGCTGCCGCGAAACGACCGGCCAGAAGGCCGATGGCAGCCGATTCCACGTACCCCTCGCAGCCCGTGATTTGGCCGGCAAAGCGCAGGCCCGACCGACCTTTCAATTGGAGATCCCTGGCAAGCAGGACAGGAGAGTTGAGGTAGGTGTTGCGATGCAGGCCGCCGAGGCGGGCGAATTCGGCATTTTCCAGCCCCGGTATCATTCGAAAGATTTCCACCTGGGCGCCGTAGCGAAGCTTCGTCTGGAAACCGACCATGTTGTACAGCGTGCCGAGTGCATTGTCCTGACGGAGCTGAACCACGGCATAGGGCTTCTCGTCGGGTTTGTGGGCATTGGTGAGGCCCATGGGCTTCATCGGGCCGTGGCGTAGCGTCTCACGTCCGCGTTCGGCCATTACCTCTATCGGCAGGCAACCATCGAAATAGGGTGTTCCTTCCCACTCCTTGAACTCGGTCTTGTCTCCTGCCAGCAGGGCGTCGATGAACGCTTCATACCGTTCCCGGTCCAACGGGCAGTTGATGTAATCCTTGCCGGTGCCGCCGGGGCCTGGCTTGTCATAACGTGACTGGAACCAGGCGATGTCCATGTCGATAGAGTCGAAATGGACAATCGGCGCTATTGCGTCGAAAAACGCGAGGGCATCAGATCCGGTATGGGCTGCGATCGCCTCGGCGAGCGACGGTGCGGTGAGCGGACCGGTGGCGATGATTACCTGATCCCAGTCTTCCGGCGGAAGCCCGGTGATTTCCTCGCGGATCACACTGATCAGCGGATGGCCTTCTATCGCCTCTGTTACCGCCTGCGAGAATCCGTCCCGGTCAACGGCCAAGGCGCCTCCGGCGGGCACCTGGTTGGCATCGGCGGCGCGCATGATCAGTGAGTCGGCCATGCGCATTTCGGCATGGATCAACCCGACTGCATTCTGCTCGGAATCGTCCGAACGGAAGGAGTTCGAGCAAACCAACTCGGCAAGACCGTCGGTCTTGTGGGCCTCGGTACCGCGGACGCCGCGCATTTCGTGCAAAATGACGGGCACGCCATGCCTTGCGGCTTGCCAAGCGGCTTCGGAACCGGCCAGCCCGCCTCCGACGATGTGAATGGGGCGTAATTTCATGCTTGAGGGGATAGCGCTTCGCGGGAGACGCTTCAAGAAATGAAAACGCCCGCTGCGGGAGGAGGAAGCAGCGGGCGTCTCATTGTCCGGAAAGAAGCCTGGGAGGAGGATAGGCTCCGTTCCATTTTCCGGCGGATCCGGGAGGAGGATGGACCCGTACGGAAACCGTATTCCCGTGGCTTAGCCGCGGGCGGCCTGGCGGGCGACATGAGGAATGTCGGCGCGATTGAAACCGATATCCTCCAGCTCGCGACCGGTAAGCCGGCTTAATTCCTGGCGCGTTTCACGGTAACGACGCCATTCGGTAAGGGTGCGCATGATACCCATTGTATGTTCCACTTCGTTTCGCTCGGTTGGCAGGTCGTTGTTCTTGTTCTGACCTTAAGATAGCGAGTCAAATCGATTTGATAAGTGCCCATGCTGCAATGCAGCCATGCGGTTTGTGCAATGCACACCGACTGCCGACCCAGATCGCGTGACGAATGCTTCGTAGAGCTCATAAGCATCGCTATGAAAACACCCGCTGCCGGGAGGAAGCAGCGGGTGTCTTGTTCAGGAAGCCGCGGCCGGGAGGAGAAACCGCGCTCCACTATCCGTCCGGTTTCGGGAGGAGGAGGAACGAGCCGGACGGAATTCTTCGAAAATCAGCCGCGGGTCGCGCGACGAGCAACGTAGGGAATGTCTCCGCGGTTGATGCCGAGATCATTGAGTTCACGCGAGGTCAGGCGGCTCAATTCATTGCAGGTTGCCCGGTAGCGGCGCCACTCGTTGAAAGAGCGTACGATGTTCATTGCATTTGTCCCGTCGAAGATTTTTGTGTCTTGCTTGTTTGCGAAGCGCACATATGCGCGAAGCCCCGATTTTTGAAGTGATGAAATTGCATGGCTCCCATGCGGATTGTGCATTGCACAATCCTGCCGTGAATGTGCCTGATTGTGGGCGGGCGAAATTGCGCGAAATGCCTCAAATTGCTGCCTGCTATCTTCGTTGCCCAAAAGCAAGGCAGGCGCAGTGGCATTGATTTCGACGCGCGGAAGGGGGCTTCTTCCCGCCTGCAGCACTATGTCATTGAGCCTGGACAGGCGTTGGGCGTCTGCAAGTCAAGCTGCTGAAGCGATGAATGGTAGCAATCCGTCAGGAACTGCCGTCCCAGCCGATTCTACCGCTTGTGAGCGCGCAATACCGGCATTTTTTCATTGATCGCTGCGCCTGCGGTGGTATAGACGCGCGTTCAAGCGGCATGCTCTGTCATGTCCTCGGACAAATGCGGATATGGCGGAACTGGTAGACGCACTGGATTTAGGTTCCAGCGCCGCAAGGCGTGGGGGTTCGACTCCCTCTATCCGCACCACCATCCCGCCGGGCAAGGCAATCGCGCCGTCAGGCCACGCTTGTGGATGGCGGCATACAGAATGAAGGTTGAACAATGCAGGTAAGCGAAACCCTCAACGAAGGGCTGAAACGGGAAATCAAGGTCGTCGTTCCGAAGGCGGACCTCCAGTCCAGGCTCGGCGCCCGTCTGGAAGACGCGAAGGGCAAGGTACAGCTCAAGGGTTTTCGTCCGGGCAAGGTTCCGGTAGCGCACCTGCGCAAAATGTACGGCAAGTCCTTCATGGCGGAGATCGTCAACGAGATTCTCAGCGAGACTCCGCGCTCGATCCTCGCGGACCGCGGTGAGAAGTCTGCGACGCAGCCGGAAATCGACATGACCGAGGACGAGAAGGAAGCAGAGAAGGTGCTTTCCGGCGATGCCGATTTCGAATTCTCCATGAAGTACGAAGTCATCCCGCCGATCGAGATCAAGGATTTCTCTTCGATCAAGATTACCCGCGAGGTCGTCGAAATTCCCGATGAGGAAGTCGAAGAGCAGGTCAAGCGCATTGCCCAGTCGGCGGCGACCTACGAACCGAAGGACGGCAAGGCGGAGAACGGTGACCGTGTCACCATGGACTACGTCGGCAAGATCGATGGCGAGGCCTTTGAAGGTGGCACCGATACTGACGCCAAGCTTGTGCTCGGTTCCGGCCAGTTCATTCCCGGTTTCGAGGACCAGCTTGTCGGCGTGAAGGCCGGCGATGAAAAACAGGTGAAGGTGACCTTCCCTGAGGACTACGGCGCAGCGCAGCTGGCCGGGAAGGAAGCCACGTTTGACGTTACGGTCAAGGAAGTGGCGAGCGCCGGCGAAATCGTGATCGACGACGAACTGGCCTCTAAGCTGGGGCTTGAAAGCGCCGAACGTCTGCGCGAAGTCGTCCGTGAGCAGATCGAGAGCCAGTACGGCTCGATCACGCGTCAGAAGGTGAAGCGCCAGCTTCTTGATGCGCTGGACGAGGATTACAAGATTGAAACCCCGTCCAAGCTGGTCGATGCCGAATTCAACAATATCTGGAACCAGATCACGAGTGAGCTCGAGCAGGCAGGCAAGACCTTCGAGGACGAGGATACGACCGAGGACGAAGCCCGCGAGGAATACATGCGGCTTGCGGAGCGCCGCGTCCGGCTCGGTCTCGTTCTCTCGGAGATCGGCGAGCAAGCCGGTATCCAGGTCAGCGAGCAGGAATTGCAGCAGGCCGTGATGAACCACGTCCGCCAGTATCCTGGCCAGGAACAGCAGGTCTTCGATTTCTTCAAGAACAATCCCGATGCGGTCGCCAATCTGCGCGCGCCGATCTTTGAAGAAAAGACCGTCGACTACCTCCTCGAAAAGGTGTCCGTCACCGACAAGACTGTTGGGAAGGATGAGCTGATGGCGGACGAAGAGGACGAAAAGTCGGCGAAACCGGCGAAAAAGAAGGCTGCTCCGAAGAAGAAGGCCGCCGCCAAGAAGGATGATGCGGCGGAGAAGGCCGAGCCTGCCAAAAAGGCCGCGCCGAAGAAGAAAAAGGCCGAGGAAGCGGGCGAATAGGCACCGGTTTCAAGACGCTAGCGGATCCGCCGGAGGCAGGCGCCTTCGGCGGATTTTTCATGCGCGCAGGCGGTTTTCCGGCAGGAACCGGCCCGGCAGGAAACCGGGACGCTCTCCGCCGGCCAGGGTAATCACGGCCTCTGCCATGAGATGTGCAATGCCGAAACCGATCTTGAAGCCGCCGGTGGCGATCGAGACGTTGGCGAAGCCGGGCAGCGGACCGACGAGCGGCTCGCGGCCGGCGGCCCTGGGGCGGATACCTGCCCATCGTTCAAGCACCTGCGCGTTCTCCAGGAGCGGGCAGAGCCGCCGCGCCGCGGCGATCACGTCCTCAAGCGCCGCGTCCGTGCCATGCGGGTCGCCGAATTCGTTCTCGGATGTCGAACCGACCGCGACATCGCCGGTCTCGTGAACGATGACATAGGTGCCGCTGTCGAAGAGTATGGGCGATGCCGGGTCGATTGGCGCCGCCGGCCGGAGCAGGGCCGCCTGACCCTTCACGCCCTGGCCAATCTGCGAGACGAAGTGGCCGGAGAGCAGGGAAAAACTCTCCCAGCCGGCGCAGAGAACCGCGTGTCCGGCGGAAATCTTTTCCCCGCTCTCAAGGGCGAGCGTTCCGTCCCGGCCGATGGCGGCGATTCCGGTGCCCTGCCGAAACTCGACGCCGAGCCGACCGAGCGCCCCGGTCAGGGCGGCCGCAAGGCGACGCGGATCCACGCGGGCCGAAAGGTTGTCCGAGTTGGCGCCAAACGGCATTTCCCCCTGCGGCAGGTATGCCGGGTTCGGCATTGCGTCGACGATGCTCCAGGAATAGGGAAAGGGCCAGTTGGTCCGGGACGCCTCGACCCATTGCGCGCTTTGGCGGCGTTTCTCGAGATTGCGGATTGGCATGACGCGTCCGCAGCGGCGATATCCGGCCGGCAGTTCCGAGAATGCCTCGACTTCCCGAATTTCTTCCTCGAGAGAAACCAGCGCGTCCAGCTGGAACTGCTTCTTCTCGTTCCAGCCGGTCGGCTGGTGCGGCATCAGTGCCCCCATGACGCCACCGCTTGCACCGGCGCCGATCCTGCGTTTTTCGAACAGAAGAACTGACAGGCCTTGCCGTGCGGCGCGGTATGCGGTCCATAGACCGACAATACCACCGCCTACCACGGCAATGTCAGGCGAGGGGACTGAAACAGGCATGGCGTGCAATGGCTGATCTTGAACGGGATGAACTGAGCTGGCTCGATGGCGATATGCCGTATTCGACGCGATTTGGCGACCATTTCTATTCCCGCGCGGACGGGCGTGCGGAATGCGGCCACGTGTTCATGGGAGGAAACGGGTTGCCGGAACGGTGGGCCGGAGCAGACCGCTTCACCATCGGCGAACTCGGGTTCGGCACGGGACTCAATTTCCTCGAGACCTGGCGGGCATGGCGCGAGTGCCGCGTGCCCGGACAGGTGCTGGATTTCGTTTCCTTCGAGGCTTTTCCCATGGAGGAAAAAGCCATCGAGCGGGCACTGGTGCATTGGCCTCAACTCACGGGCCTCAAGGAGAGCCTGTTGCGTCATTGGCCCGGACTCGGGATTCCGCCGACCCGCTGGAAGATGGACGAACAAACCGGCCTGACCGTGATCGTGGGTGATGCGCTGAATGGCGTTTCCGGTTGGTCCGGTGCCGCGGATGCCTGGTATCTCGACGGTTTTGCCCCGGCGAGGAATCCGGAGATGTGGTCTGCGGAACTCATGCAGGCGGTTGCGGACCGGACGCGGCCCGGCGGGACATTCGCCAGCTATACTGCCGCCGGCTGGGTGCGACGGAATCTGGAAGCCGCCGGCTTCACCGTCACGAAGCGTCCCGGTCATGCCGGGAAACGAGAAATGATTTGCGGGGTCTTGGCCCCCTAGTTCTTCCGGGCAACGACAAGCCAGCCGGGAATCGGCACGTCCTTTTCCATGCGTACGGTAATTTTCTCGAAGGCAGTGATGTTTCCGAAACCGGATTCCTCCAGAGTCTTTTCCAAGTATGTAGCGGAATGGGCAAAACGTTGGTTCGGCGTTACATTCCAAGGCCTCCCGGCGAATTCTTCTTCTGACATGGTTTCCGACGAGAATGCAAAATACGCACCGGACATGGTGTTGGCGGCAATGCCGGCGAAAAGTGGCTCGAGGGCGCCGAGATAAGGCAAGACATCCGTGGCCACGACGAGATCGAACTCCGCGTAATCGCCGTCCGACCCGGCCTGCTCCCGTGCCCTGCGCCATTCCTCCAGGAAATGCACCGCCTCGTTGACGTAAAGCTCGTCATAGACAGCGCGTTCGTCGGCCTGATCGACCATCTTCTCGGAGATGTCGACGCCGGTCGTGTGTTCGCATAGCGGACCAAGTGTCATGCCGGAAAGGCCCGTGCCGCAGCCAAGGTCGAGCATGCGCGCGAAACGCGCGTTCGGGTCTGCGGAAATGATCTCCGCGAGCTGCATGGGCACGGCGTAGCCGAGCTGCCCGGTCAGAATGTCGTCGAAAACCTCGGCGTGCTGGTCGAACAAGGTCGCCACATAGGCGTCAGGTGCCTTCGCCGGTGCTTCGCCCAGTCGCATCGATGCCAGCCGTACCGATGCCCCGCAGCGGTCTTCCGGGTCGATTTCCAGGCAGGCTCGATAGAGGCTCGCCGCTTCCTCGCCTTTGCCGGCCTTCTCCAGATCAAGGGCCCGATTGTAGGCATCGGCGAGCCGGTCGATATCGCTTTCGGAAAGCATGAAGCGTGTCTGTCCCGAATTGTTACACAAAGAATTGCTTAACCATGGCGCTTAGACAAATGTCAAAACGGCACATGTATCGTTTCGTACATGGGGTCTGAATCGAGAACGGGGGCTGACCATGTTCGACTATGAGCATTCATTGCCGATAAGGCAGCTGATAGACAAGGGGCACGTCACTGATGAAGACGTGCTGAATCTGCGTCGCGAAGTCTATCGCAACGGCGTGGTCAATCGCGAGGAAGCGAGCGGTCTCTTTGCATTCGACCAGCATGCAACCAAGAAACCGGACAGTTGGCGCGAGTTCTTTGTCGAGGCCATTGCGGACTACATCGTCGTCCAGGAGGCGCCACGCGGCTACATTTCCGAAGCCAATGCGGAATGGCTGATCGAGAACATCTCCAAGGATGGCGTTGTCGACCACCGGACCGAGCTGGAATTGCTGATCAAGTCCATGGAACTTGCCAACAGCGTTCCGCCGAAACTTGCCGCATTCGCATTGCAGCAGGTGGCCAATGCCGTCCTGGAAGGCAAGGGTGTGATCGCCCGCGATCGGGAACTGAAGCCAGGCGTGATCGGTGAAACCGAAGTGGAGCTGCTGCGCAGGATTCTCTATGCCTCCGGAAGCGACGGAAGCGTCGCGGTTACCCGAAACGAGGCAGAGGTGCTGTTCGATCTCAACGACCGGACCAGTGAAGCGGAAAACCATCCGTCCTGGAGCGAGCTGTTCATCAAGGCGATCGCCTGTTCGGTGATGGCCGCATCCGGTTACGAAGTGCCGGACCGGGAGGAAGCATTGCGTCGAGAAGAGTGGCTGAACGACACCTCCGTCAATCTCGGCGGCTTCTTTTCGAGAATGTTCTCCGGCAGCCTCTCGGCCCATATGGACGCGGTCCGGGCGGAAACCGGATCGGAAGCCTATTACGCGCGGCGAAACGCCCAGATGGCGGGAAATATTCGTTCAGCGGAAAAGGTGGACAAGTCGGAGGCCGCCTGGCTCGCAGAGCGGATTGGTCGCGACGGGAAGCTGCACGAGAACGAGAAGGAGTTGCTGGCCTTCCTGAAGAAGGAATCGCCGGAGATTCACCCGATCCTGCAACCGCTTCTCGACAAGGTGGCCTGAGCGCCTCAGACTTCCCTGCCGCGCTGCAGACGCGTCAGCTCGTCCTCGATGCGGGCAAGAACCGCGCCGGTTTCCTCATGCAGCTGGCGCGCCTTCCTGAATTGCCCGCGCAGCACGGTGATCGCATCGTTGCGCGGATCATCTTGCGGAGCATCGCCGACACCGTAGAGCAGCCAGGGCAGGCTGACATTCAGGATGCCCGCGATCATCGACAGCCGGTTCGCACGCGGCTCGGAGCGATCGCTTTCCCAAGCCTGGACCGTTGCCGTTTTCACGCCGAGCCGGCGGGCGAACTGCGCCGTCGTCATGCCGCTTGCATCGCGTGCGCGCGACAGGCGTCCGCCGAGGGTGTCGGAATCCGGCGTTTCAGTAAAAATCGTATCTTCGGTCATGATTCCATCCTGTCCGTTTATGCGCCGAGCCGGGCGGCATGCCAGCGCAGGTGGTCCTCCATGAATGTGGAGATGAAGTTATAGGAATGATCGTAGCCTGGCTGCATGCGAAGCGTCAGCGGGATGCCTGATTTGCGGCATGCTTCCTCAAAGAGCCAAGGCCGCAGCCCGTCATCGAGAAACTGGTCGGCGTCTCCCTGATCGATCAGGAACTCGTGGAAGCGCTTGCCGTCCTCGACCAGAAGACAGGCATCATGGGCGCGCCAGCGGCTCTCGTCATCGCCCAAATAGGTTGCAAATGCATTGCGCGCCCAGTCCGCGGTGGACGGGTTTACGATAGGGGCGAATGCCGAGCACGAGCGAAAGCGCTCGGGATCGTTTAGTGCAATCGTCAGAGCACCGTGGCCGCCCATCGAATGACCGAATATCGCCTGGCGGCTCATGTCGACGGGAAACCGCTCGGCAATCAGTTCGGGCAATTCCCCGGTGACATAGGAATACATCCTGTAGTTTCGTGACCAAGGTTCCTGCGTCGCGTCGACATAGAAGCCGGCACCCGTGCCAATCTGCCAATTGTCCTTCTCGTCATGAACATGGTCACCGCGCGGACTGGTGTCCGGGCAGACGATGACGAGGCCGAGCTCGGCGGCGACGCGGCGATATTCACCCTTGTCCATGACATTCTGGTGGGTGCAGGTCAGGCCCGAAAGATACCAGAGGACGGGGCAGGGGGCCTGTGCCGCCTGCGGCGGCACGAAAACGGCGAAAGTCATTTCGCAATCCGTCGTTGCCGCCGGATGCGAGTAGACACCCTGTGTGCCTTCGAAGGCTTTCGATTCCGATACCGTTTTCATCATCATACGATCCCGTTTCCCGTTCTATGTCGGTTTCGTTGCTCGCCGGCAGAAGCCGTCCAGCGCCTGCAGGAACGTGGAGCGGTCGGCGCGCGAGAAGGCGCGATTGAAACCTCGGTCCTCGCCCGTTTCCCGCAAATGCTGCTTGAAGTCACGCATCGCGACCGCCATGCCGATGGATTCAGGGGTGTGTACGCGACCGGTGTTACCGATGACATGCACCCCCTTCTCCACGCAGCGGGCGGCCAGCGGAATATCCTGCGTCACGACAATGTCCCCGGCCTCGGCATGTTCCGCGATCCAGTCGTCGGCGGCGTCGGCCGACTTGGGGACGACGACATTGCGGACCATCGGATCGCGCGACGGACGAAGCCCGCCATTGGACACGAATGTCACGACAAGCCCGTGGCGCTCGGCGACCCGGACGATCTCGTCCTTGACGGGGCAGGCGTCTGCATCGACGAAGATGATGGGGCGTTGCGTCACCGTCATGGTTCGGTTCGTGCCCGCATCATCCTTTCCGTCCTGCCCGGCGCGACACCCATCAGAACTCGACGACCGCCCGGATCGACTTGCCCTCGTGCATCAGGTCGAAGCCCTTGTTGATCTCGTCCAGTGTCAGCTTGTGGGTGATCATCGGGTCGATCTCGATCTTGCCATCGACATACCAGTCGACAATTTTCGGTACGTCGGTTCGACCGCGCGCGCCGCCGAAGGCCGTGCCCTTCCAGACACGTCCGGTCACGAGTTGGAACGGTCGGGTGGAAATTTCCTGGCCGGCGCCGGCGACGCCGATGATGATCGACTCGCCCCATCCGCGATGGCAGCTTTCCAGCGCCTGACGCATGACCGTGACATTGCCCGTGCAATCGAAGGTATAGTCCGCACCGCCGATCTGGTCGGCGCCGCGTTTGGTCATGTTGACGATTTCGGCGACGACGTCATCAACCTCCGTCGGGTTGATGAAATGGGTCATGCCGAAGCGTTCGCCCCATTCCTTCTTGTCGTTGTTGATGTCGACGCCAATGATCATGTCCGCGCCGGCCAGCCGCAGGCCCTGGATGACATTCAGCCCGATTCCGCCAAGGCCGAACACCGCGGCCGTCGATCCGATCTCGACCTTCGCGGTGTTGATGACGGCACCAATGCCCGTCGTCACGCCGCAGCCGATGTAGCAGATCTTGTCGAAGGGTGCGTCGGGATTGACCTTGGCGACGGCGAT
This portion of the Oricola thermophila genome encodes:
- the fghA gene encoding S-formylglutathione hydrolase, translating into MKTVSESKAFEGTQGVYSHPAATTDCEMTFAVFVPPQAAQAPCPVLWYLSGLTCTHQNVMDKGEYRRVAAELGLVIVCPDTSPRGDHVHDEKDNWQIGTGAGFYVDATQEPWSRNYRMYSYVTGELPELIAERFPVDMSRQAIFGHSMGGHGALTIALNDPERFRSCSAFAPIVNPSTADWARNAFATYLGDDESRWRAHDACLLVEDGKRFHEFLIDQGDADQFLDDGLRPWLFEEACRKSGIPLTLRMQPGYDHSYNFISTFMEDHLRWHAARLGA
- a CDS encoding YaiI/YqxD family protein, with product MTVTQRPIIFVDADACPVKDEIVRVAERHGLVVTFVSNGGLRPSRDPMVRNVVVPKSADAADDWIAEHAEAGDIVVTQDIPLAARCVEKGVHVIGNTGRVHTPESIGMAVAMRDFKQHLRETGEDRGFNRAFSRADRSTFLQALDGFCRRATKPT
- a CDS encoding S-(hydroxymethyl)glutathione dehydrogenase/class III alcohol dehydrogenase; translation: MKTRAAVAFEAGKPLEIVEVDLEGPKAGEVLVEIKATGICHTDEFTLSGADPEGLFPAILGHEGAGVVVDVGPGVTTVKKGDHVIPLYTPECRECPSCLSRKTNLCTAIRATQGQGVMPDGTSRFSLDGKPIHHYMGCSTFSNFTVLPEIAVAKVNPDAPFDKICYIGCGVTTGIGAVINTAKVEIGSTAAVFGLGGIGLNVIQGLRLAGADMIIGVDINNDKKEWGERFGMTHFINPTEVDDVVAEIVNMTKRGADQIGGADYTFDCTGNVTVMRQALESCHRGWGESIIIGVAGAGQEISTRPFQLVTGRVWKGTAFGGARGRTDVPKIVDWYVDGKIEIDPMITHKLTLDEINKGFDLMHEGKSIRAVVEF